The genomic DNA GTTAATTTATTTCTGCAAATGTGGGTTTCATTATCTTCAAAATGGATAGAGGTCTGTGCAAAGAGATTCGGATGAGAATTACATCAAATTAAAATACCAGTTAAATGAGACAATGTGTATAACACAGCTAACTCAGTGTCCAGAACAAATTGAAggctcaaaaattaaatattccaTCTTATTAATACAAATGAATCTAAATATTCCTACATTTCTGACCACTCTGGAGGTTCTCACGAGGTCTTAGGATCAATACTATGACTCTTTGGTACATGAATATAATTCTATTAATGCTCAAGTTAGAAGAAGTGTGGGTaagtatatacatattatttatatgtaCTGTTTAAAGATAAGAAGACTTATATAAATGTTTTAGTAATAAGAGTTAGgtgtgaaataattttttaaaaacttttgtcaAAGCAACTTTTCTAATACTAATTTAGAAAAATCAAGAcatgaaaacttttaaaacaaattaaaagccTGTGTGGTTTCATAAAGTCCTATTATAGTGCACTCATTTAAAAGATGCATTTTTGTGCTTTTCATGACtcctatataaaatatacatatatatatatattaaatatataaaagatttcaaataaacacatacacaaacatgtttatatagatatacacatacacacatataaggAAAGTCTGAATCtaagaacaaaatataaattagGGAGAGATTCTTTGCTccatgagaaattttaaaatgttatttctttaaaCTGTAATTTTCTTTACAGTTATTTTACACACAACTTCTTAGGACAGACCTTATGTAAAATAAGTTAAACACCTAGTAATGTTTCTCAAATGCATTAATTAATCAGATGAGCTTTATTTACGGTAACGagagtaagaaaaagaaacaggcttATACATTatgcttttacttaaaaaaatatttgacaggAACTctataagaaagtaaaaatgacaaaattatttgCCCttgaattttatatcattttgagAGAACAAATACTGATGCATTATACTCAATATCCAGATATTGAAATAACTCAAACCTAATATTTTGGGATGAAATAAAGTCTTTCAGTCATGTTTCTACTGTAATACACTATAGATTAAGGGAAAAACATAATTTGGTACCTGCTGAGAGTCTGTTTTAACCCCATAGCTCATGATGCAATTCCCCTGACCTGGCAAACAGGTAGTggtgttatttttttcataacgTATAGTCAGCTTATTCTGAAATCTAGTCATATATTTGATtgctgccccaacccccccccccccccatagtgaATTCCACAGGCAGGAGATCCACGCTATCAAAAGTGATATTCAACCAGAGGGGCTTATGAAGAGAGTGAAAGTTTCTGAAGTTAATTTCTCAGAAGGCCCTaagccccagccccccccccccccccatgctctctGCAGCTGTTTAACACGGCTGGGCTAGCTGAGCCTGGGTGAGTTGGCTGCCTCCCCCTAGGGCAGGATTTCCTGTTCAAAGGGCGGTTGCCATGGTTGTATGATTCTGTGTGGGGAGCGGGAGGCTCTGTGATTGACCAAGCTGTGCTGAAAGATAACAAGCACAAAAGCGGCAACGTAAAGCCGAAGAAAACTTTATCAAACTCCCAGCTGAAAGTTGGAAGAGTTCTTCCCACAGTGAAAACGTGTTGCATTTTTAAGCATATCTAACTGCGAGGCGCTCACAACTTTTAAACGGTTTTAGTAAACTTCGTCAGACCTCTCAGTCTTCAAGTGGACATATGGAAAAGAGAACTCTGGATCGATATAATTAGTACAAAGCAGGGAAACAGAGGAACAGACTAAAATTCCTGGCTCATTTACTGTCATCTTGTATCATATAAATGCTTGGTGCCCTAGGTTGATACCCTATCATTCACTCTGGCATTCTCATTTGTGTCTGCTAGTCTCTGTATCAGGCTTCCACCTAGACTTTCCTATCTAGATGTGAGCAAAGTTTGGGGCTCAAATCTCCTAAAACATTCTTGCAAATTAAATAGTAAAACACTGACTGTCTGAAGGTAGTATTGGATAGATTTAAAGATGTTGCAAGAACTGTACTCAAAGAATGTTGATCAACAATAGAACCTCTACTTACTGAGCCACCTATTGTGTGTCAAAAACTGTGCTGGTGCATTTGGTTACATTATCAAATTAACCCTTTTTACATGCATGTTAGTTGCCAACCAAtgtatcttttatctttttctcataCTAAAACAACTCCACTTTTGTTCAAGGTTCCTCTGCTTCCTATTAAAAGGGCTCCATTGCATCTAGTCATGGCTATGTGCAGAGTTCTGGTCAGCGAGACAGAGATGAATGTTTCTGGGGGAAGGTTCCCTTGCAGAAATTTAACTtcataaataaaaagacaaatcatAGGAAGATAAAGTTTTGCCTTTGTTTCTTagctgtttttttattattattgttcattCTTCTCAGCTCAGATAAAAGGAGGAGCAGCCATCTTTGATGAAACCATACACTAAGTAGGGCAAGGTGAAATGATAAACTAAGCTtgaattttagattattttttggGCAGTTCCATCAGCTCTGATTTCTCTACCAACTgcatttttcttatataaaaatataatcctaCCTAAGTCTTTTTACTGTTGCTAAGCTTTCTGCTACTCCCAGTGTAATGCAATTACTTTATATACATCATTATAACTCTCTGAGCTATGTAATAGTATGTATGCCACAGCTAGGAAataggaaggggggagaggggatttTAACACACTCTTTATAACTCTATATCTTAATCTTTTTTATTCACTTCTTAGGGTcctatatagtttaactttaactttttttttttttttgctagtgaCTTAAATGGAGAGATAGAAGAGTCAGTCGTTAGATTTGCAGTTTCCCAACGCTTGAATGATAGCTAATACACCACAGTCTGGGACTGCAAATGTCTTGACATATTGAATTTCCTACATCAAGCTACTACCATTGGTTGAATTTATACTCAAATAATTCATGGTTTGATAAGCTTATTAGAATCCAAGAGAAGATATTGAGTAGGTAGTTGGATATAGTGGTCTGGAATTCAGAAAAGAGACCTGTGCTGAAAATATAAATTGACTCATCAATGACATATAGATTTTAAACTTTGTGACTGGGTGAGATCACAAAGAATAAGAGagtaaatagaaaaagaaataggacTAATGACTGAAGCCTAGTCGTCCATAGTAATGTTGTTGATAAGGGTAAAATATGCAGAGAAGGAACTGTGAATGTGGCATCCAAGAAAATAAGTGATAAAATTATATGATCTATGATGTCAAATACTGTTTATTTGTCAAGTAAGATAAAAATGAATTAGCCATTGGATTTAACCACATAAAGAATTTTGGTAGGGTGAGCATCCACCCTCATGTGCCCCTAGCACTACCAGTTTGTACCTGTTGTCTTggtttaattaataataatgttcttttattcttttttgttgttgttaatccttgccagagaatatattttccattgattttttagagagtggaagggagtggtgagagagagagaaaaagagaaacatcgatgtgagagagacacatgaattggttgcctccctcacatgctcTGATCAGGGATGGGGATCAAAtttgcaactcaggtacatgacCTGGatcagaaatcgaacccacaaccatttggtgtgtgggacaatgctctcaccactgagaaacactgtccagggatataattaatttttaaaggtcaGATATTAAATCCACATAAAATGTCATTGTCTTTTGTATGAAATAAGATTTTACTGCCAAGCAATAGCTTTTTGTCTCAATACCATTAAAGCCCATGTTAAGGTGATTATTTGCAGTcttttataatatattaaatctctggtataaaaatgtttatgataTAGACTCTCCATATACATATGGAgatatttatttagttctttttttcaaTACGTTTAGTTAGTTCCTACTAAGTGCTAGACATAGTGCCATGCATTACTCCAGAGTAGTTAACAAAATGAACATGGTTTGTATTCTTATGGAAATTGGAGCCTACTTGGAAAGTAAATTCTAAAAAGGtaatcaaataaatatataatttaaaagtatgGTAAGTGTtctgaagaaaacataaatatgCTTTCACACACTATTGAAACAGGAGGGAGACATATAAATGTAGCTCTCTTCTGAGGAGGAAATCATTTACACTTACATTTAGATTATAATATTGAGGATTTCAAAAGTGGGTGGAAGAGTGTCTAAGAGTATGGCACAGCATGCCACAGATAAAAGTTGTTTCAGAAAAAGGtcaaacaatgatttttttttcaccaacCAAATAAGCTGCCACGTAGGGCTTGATCTTTGGTTCATTGAATCCAAGTCGACCAGTTTACTGTATTGCTATGATGTTTGATGtattttcaaagtaaataaaGTCAAAGTTTATAGTTAAGGTCAAATTTTTATCTGAATTGTAGTTATTGTGACCAACTCTCCTTTATTTAAAACCTAGTCcaatgattttcaaccagtgtgccacaagaatttttaaaacatgcaatacatgACTATTTAACCAAGGGCACTGACCTCATTTCCCTCAgattgtcaaataataataagaaaaaagacaacagctaacacaaaaatagccatctggtgtgaatgccctATTTTGAACCCTAAACCTATCAGTCATATAACAGAGTTGCATCGTATTGGTCACATAGCATAAgtttgcatctgattggttaattcttagcACCAGAAAGTCTTATGTACAAGTATAGGtaccctatttttttaaaaagtcacttttgaGCAAAAACAGTaggtaattactttttttttggtaaatcaatcaaaattatacttatttttgtcagatcaacaaaaaatatgttCTTTGGTGTGACACAGAATTAGATTGTGTATGCCATAATATATGAAAAAAGGTTGAATATCCCTGATCTAATCCACTCTTTATGCTGGGATTTAAGGATGGACTCAAATTTGGAAATTAAGATGTGAAAGGAAGTCTACAGTGTGGCTTTTGTAAAATTGTTTTCCAACTTCTGAGAAAGAGTCATGGAAATAGAAAGATTCTCTGTGCTTAGGTACCTGACTGTAACTGCTGACCTCATGCAGGTGCTTGCTGTCAGCTTGAGAGTAAGTCAACACGTGGGAGAGCAGAACGACAATTGCAGAATAGCAGGGCCAGAGCCATCTTGTGCCTGAATCTGCCAAAtttctgggtttatttttaaGTGCATAAGTCATTTCCTTTAAGTGAATTCATTTTACTTgagttttttctgtttttgcagttaaaagcattttaatagTTGTAACATTTTTAGCTCAAGTCTGAGGCCTGAAAAGGGGAAGAGGATTATCAAAGAAGAGTAGTTGATACCTTCAACACTCTCCATTCTTCTTGGCCCAAACAAGCATGTCTACATAACATGTCTTGAAATTATTAGATAACTATTATGAATTGCAATGCTTTCTGATTACTATTTTGTCAGTCTTTATTATGACATCATGGAATTCCTTATTTCTGTGTCTTTCTAACTAAGTCTGGCCAACATGTGTTGGGCATTACCTTAAAGTTACATTCCCTCACTGCCTGTTACATACTTGAGCAAGACATGGAATACGACAGAGTTTACTTTTTCACCATAAAGCTAGGTCTTACAGTGGAGAGTGGGATTAAGATGAGCTACACAGCAGTGACTCCTTCATTTCCTTGTGCTCTTGCTCTGTACCTTTATCTCCCAAAGTTCTGTATTCCCCTTGTGCTTGCTGTTGAGTGGGAGTACATGTCATTTTCATCACAATCATTAATTTACTAGCCACTCACATATTCTAACACTGACTTCACTTACATACTTTAGTTACTGCTTGTTAGACCTGATattgaactgtgtgtgtgtgtgtgtgtgtgtgtgtgtgtgtgtgcgtgtgttacTGTTTTCAGAAGAATAGATGTCtctttttgggttgtttttctgCCCTCTTACTGATAGAGGTCTAGCAAGAATATCTTTTGTTAAAATGCATgctataaagtatttaaaattttttttttatatttagaagaTATACTACTGAGGTAATTTCAATTTTTGTTGTCCTTTGGTGAAAATGTTTGCTGGAGTGTTTATGACAACTTTTTGACTTGTATCTTTAAATTTTCATGGAGTTTacgtttttttgttggtttttcaaggtgtttttatttatttcagagaggaaggaagagggagagagagagatataaacataaataatgagagagaaccattggtcagctgcctcctacacaccccacactggggatcaaattcATAATcctggtgtgtgccctgaccaggaatcgaaccatgacctcctagttcatagatcgatgctcaaccactgaaccatgatGGCCAGAATGACTTTACTTTTAATTCAATTACATAAAACCAAAATTCACCAGTAAAAGAAATTCCTATACACAGGAAACAACCCCACAGCTTGTTTTGTTGATCTCTAAGACATTTTTAGAAGTCATACGTTACAAATAGTTGATTGGCCATATCAACTTTTTGATATATCACTGTCTTTATATTGTAAAATCCCAAGTAGTAGTAGGTATAAAAGTGGTTAAATGAGCATCCAAATTATCATTAGGAAGACTCATGCTGGGTGTATGTTAACTTAGGAATTTAATTAGTATATCTGAATActaagacaaatgaaaataattggtAGCTGGAAGAAGGTACCTTACATGTGGTGATTATTAATAGCCATTAAGAATATATGGATACTCTTTTGCTTCTGGCCCCAGATGCTTCGGGAGCCACGGGCTTCAGTGCAGAGATGGCCAAGTCCAAGAACCACACCAGGCACAACCAGTCCCCCAAATGGCACAGAAATGGCATCAAAACTCTATCACAAAGAAACGAATTTCTTAAGGGGGTAGACCCCAAGTTCCTAGGGAACCTGTGCTTTGCCAAGAAGCACAACAAGAAGGGCCTGAAGAAAATGCAGGCCAACAACACCAAGACCATGATCGCATGTGCTGAGGCTATCAAGGCCCTTGTCAAGCCCAAGGAGGtcaagcccatcctcctaaaggGCAGCAAGTGCAAGCTCGGTGGCCTTGTCTACATCACTCACACCAAGTTTGGGAAGTGTGCTCCTGCCCGCATCGCCAAGGGTCTCAGGCTCTGCCGGCCAAAGGCCAAGGCCAATGTCGAAACCAAGCCCCAGGCTGTGGGTGCGGTTTCTCCTCAGGCTCCTGCTCCCAAAGGTGCCCAGGCCCCCAATGAAGGCTCCATAG from Myotis daubentonii chromosome 2, mMyoDau2.1, whole genome shotgun sequence includes the following:
- the LOC132226584 gene encoding large ribosomal subunit protein eL29-like, with the protein product MAKSKNHTRHNQSPKWHRNGIKTLSQRNEFLKGVDPKFLGNLCFAKKHNKKGLKKMQANNTKTMIACAEAIKALVKPKEVKPILLKGSKCKLGGLVYITHTKFGKCAPARIAKGLRLCRPKAKANVETKPQAVGAVSPQAPAPKGAQAPNEGSIVEASVCQCEDGRTDMTPGLLSAWSWGVFIFDEEWMLCLQNIPIIKVFEAGDLGVISEVFCMPLCIAVQSHQFLHAHNLPTLFPFYFPNCTPCRLQALTPGTEITVIYYFLVFLLLRLNPD